The DNA sequence TGTTTTGGCAAATCCTGAGATGAATGCTATCGCTGGTGCTTTTTTGATTTTATCTTTTATCGGATCAGGCTCCAGCTTCTTAGCCTTCGCAGTGATGGCCGGAAAAAGGAATATAGAGAACGTTAGTAGTCCAACCCACAGCAAAAAATCACTTTATTACATCGGAGGATTAACAGAAGGAACAGAAACGATTCTTTGTTTTACGCTTTTATGTTTATTACCACAGCATTTTTCAACTATTGCTTATATTTTCAGTTTTCTTTGCTGGCTCACCACAGTGACTCGAATTTGGACAGGTTATTTGACACTCAAACAGTAACAGATAACAACCGCGATTAACTACTAAAATAGACTAAGTCTTATTTTAGGAGTTAATCGCCACCTAACTACTCAATAATGACTGGGGTTAAAGTAGCCAAAAAATCCGCTAAATTTTCTGCTAAAATAGCTTCCTGCCCTTTTCCTAATGTCTCCAACTGTACTTCACCCGTTGCATTTAACACCGACACTATCTGCATTTCATCGGAACAACTGGCAATAAACATGGATGCCGGTTGTTTTAAACGTTTTTGCATCATAAAATGGGCAAGCATATTTTCTTGTAAGAGATTAAAATCCTCATCATTCCAGGCTTGGATCAACTCGATTGGATGATCCTGATAAACAGCAGGTAAACCGGCCGAATAGGCAGAGCAGAAAAAATCCACAATACTGGGATGCAGCTTGATATCCAGTGCCTGCTCAATATTGCTCATATCAAGAGCGGGTTCACGCTTAATGGGTGACCAGAAAA is a window from the Psychromonas ingrahamii 37 genome containing:
- a CDS encoding CDP-alcohol phosphatidyltransferase family protein; translation: MLDRFTTKIIRSPLNGIAKKIDKLGIKADQVTLFGFFLGLLSLPALAYQAYYLALFFIILNRIFDGIDGAVARKQGITDSGGFLDITLDFIFYSLVPFGFVLANPEMNAIAGAFLILSFIGSGSSFLAFAVMAGKRNIENVSSPTHSKKSLYYIGGLTEGTETILCFTLLCLLPQHFSTIAYIFSFLCWLTTVTRIWTGYLTLKQ
- the syd gene encoding SecY-interacting protein; amino-acid sequence: MNHTTQTQLFDFFERFKAHWQTQKKSLPQAIFEPQWISPCQIGEVENQLIFWSPIKREPALDMSNIEQALDIKLHPSIVDFFCSAYSAGLPAVYQDHPIELIQAWNDEDFNLLQENMLAHFMMQKRLKQPASMFIASCSDEMQIVSVLNATGEVQLETLGKGQEAILAENLADFLATLTPVIIE